The following are encoded together in the Juglans microcarpa x Juglans regia isolate MS1-56 chromosome 2D, Jm3101_v1.0, whole genome shotgun sequence genome:
- the LOC121248386 gene encoding uncharacterized protein LOC121248386, translated as MENVLNVPPKSPIQPENTIIDCKTPPLNQQNDRNHRNPSNDLRKPSTPDRLKVPKAFKYPERYRSPTDSMMSPVTKGLLARSRKGGVLLPPSINQTKIQDLRVPEVGLFEN; from the exons ATGGAGAACGTGCTAAATGTGCCTCCCAAGAGCCCAATTCAACCAGAAAACACCATAATCGACTGCAAAACGCCGCCCCTGAATCAGCAAAATGATCGAAATCATCGAAACCCAAGCAATGATTTGCGCAAACCCAGCACCCCGGACCGCCTCAAAGTCCCCAAGGCATTCAAGTACCCCGAAAG ATACAGAAGCCCAACCGACTCGATGATGTCCCCGGTTACAAAAGGCCTTCTTGCCAGAAGCAGAAAGGGCGGCGTGCTTTTACCGCCGAGTATAAATCAGACCAAG ATTCAGGATTTGCGTGTTCCGGAGGTAGGTCTCTTCGAAAATTAA
- the LOC121248345 gene encoding uncharacterized protein LOC121248345, with amino-acid sequence MDVMDHEQKRGESTSKNLRVHFDVPPTIDPSIHHQRSGSTPSSGSSLDLDAIENVLDNLSSQESKKSTLEMQEATSSADHSSSPPPVGSNQSGYSPQSAPIQVMPGRATGYDPNRIPSSIFSTPKPTTAMDWSTASNESLFSIHIGNSSFSREHFIMLNRSGELPRTDELTGLPTTLPSVSETGEDHKSETANAEKDAEVIEGSGQSGNGAWWGSSPNNNKEKTSPKDVGARNYNTTSYRSDESNHSAHSFNFPLLAGDHSGLSSPATLDMEKQHLQQQLPPQNPQIMTSKRGWNNMFCCFSFRSRYWAC; translated from the exons ATGGATGTCATGGATCATgaacaaaagagaggagaaagTACTAGCAAGAATCTGAGGGTGCATTTTGATGTCCCTCCGACAATTGATCCCTCTATTCATCACCAACGTTCAGGCTCTACTCCATCGTCTGGTTCTTCACTGGATCTTGATGCTATTGAGAATGTCCTCGACAACCTCTCTTCTCAAGAATCTAAAAAATCTACCCTTGAGATGCAAGAAGCAACATCATCTGCAGatcattcttcttctcctcctcctgtTGGGAGCAACCAAAGTGGATATTCCCCACAATCTGCTCCAATTCAGGTGATGCCCGGGCGAGCCACGGGCTATGATCCGAATCGAATTCCGTCGTCAATATTCAGTACTCCTAAACCAACAACAGCTATGGATTGGAGTACCGCTTCGAATGAATCATTGTTCAGTATTCACATTGGAAACAGCAGCTTCTCGAGAGAACATTTTATCATGTTAAATAGATCTGGAGAGTTGCCGAGGACGGATGAGTTAACCGGTCTTCCGACAACCCTTCCCAGTGTTTCTGAAACAGGAGAGGATCATAAAAGCGAGACTGCTAATGCGGAAAAGGACGCTGAAGTAATAGAAGGATCAGGTCAATCCGGGAATGGAGCTTGGTGGGGCAGTTCTCcgaataataataaggaaaaaacGAGTCCTAAGGACGTTGGCGCCCGCAACTATAATACTACCTCTTACCGTTCTGATGAGAGCAATCACAGCGCCCACTCCTTTAATTTCCCACT tTTGGCAGGTGATCATAGTGGATTGAGTAGCCCTGCAACATTGGACATGGAAAAGCAGCACCTGCAGCAGCAATTACCACCCCAAAACCCACAAATCATGACTTCAAAGCGTGGTTGGAACAATATGTTTTGTTGCTTCAGTTTTCGCTCTCGATATTGGGCATGTTGA